The nucleotide sequence GCCACTGTTGCAGTCATTAAGGCCAGCTGAAGTGGGGTAACCAAATTGAAGCCCTGGCCGATAGCGATAGAGAGAGTCTCACCTTCCTGCCAGGGCTTTTTATATCTCTTCATCTTCCAATCTGAGGTTGGAATAAGACCACTTTTTTCATGCTCTATTTCTACACCGGTTTTTTTGCCCAGCCCCAAGCGGGTTGCATAGCTGGCGATTCTGTTCACCCCCAGCCTTTGCCCAACCTGGTAGAAATAGACATCACAGGATTCTGCTAAGGCGCGTTTCAGATTCACGGCTCCGTGACCGGCCTTTTTCCAGCAGCGATAGGTTCGATTGCCAAAACGATAATGCCCTGGGCAGTAGATAGAGCTATCCGGCGTTATCACCCCTTCTCCTAGGGCAGCTATTGCAGTGACGATTTTATAGGTTGAGGCCGGAGGATATTGGCCCTGGACAATTTTGTTGATCAAGGGGTGATGCGGGTTGGCCAACATCTCTTGCCAATCTTTGATTGAGATACCACCGAGGAATTTATCGAGCTCTAAAACAGGGGAACTCGCCAGCATCAGGAGACGTCCTGTGTTCACTTCAATAGCAACCACGGCCCCGGATTTATCATCCTTCATCATCAATTCTTCAGCAGCGCGTTGAAGGTCAACGTCAATGGTTAGCTGTACATCGTTTCCAGGCAGCGGTTCCAGGCCCTTGAGATTGCGTTGTTCAAATCCCAGGGCATTCACCTCCATGTAATGCCGCCCTTTTTCTCCCCTGAGGTCTTTTTCTCGTAATTTTTCAAGCCCCATTTTGCCGATCATATCACCGGCCTTATAGTCTGCAAAGGCGGGTGAGGAAAGCTCCTTTGGGCTTATTTCTCCAAGGTAGCCGATGATATGAGATGCCAGGTTGCCGTAATGGTACACACGTTGTGGAATAACCTCTATTTTAATCCCAGGCAGTTCCATCCGGTTGTTTTCGATATAGGCGACCTGGTCCCAACTGAGCTCTTCGGCAAGACGAATCGGAATATGGCCTGGCGTACCGACCATCTTGCGTGTTCTGGCCAGGAGTTCAGATATCTCTATATCAAGGATTGCAGCTATTTTTTTAAGGAGGGTATCATCAACCCGGTTTCTCTCTCGTACCCAGACAACGTTGAAGGAAGGACGGTTAGTAACAATCTCTCGCCCTTTTCGATCCAGGATATTGCCTCGTGGAGCGGCAATTTCAAGGTGGCGTACCCGGTTATTTTTTGCGAGCTTGCTATACTCCTGACCCTGTTGGATTTGCAGGTACCAGAGCCGGGTGATAAGAATGATAAAAAAGAATACCAGGACAACGGAGGAATACATGGCCCGGCGGCGATAAAAGTCAAGCTCTCCGTCGTTAATATGGGTGATGCGAGGCGTACCGATATCGCGAGGCCATCCACTGATATCCTGCGCAGGCTGTCTCTTTCGGTTTTGCTTTCTGATATTTTTCATACTCGTCTCTCAGTCCTGGCGGAATTGGTTTCCATGCAGGGGGCGGGTAAGGCGTGCAGAAGAGATTTTACCTTTGAGCCGCTTGTCAAGAAAGGCAAGAAGACGAAATAACGGGAAAGAGAAGAGATAGATCAAAACAACTCGGAGGAGGATCGGTAGCCACTCCCAGCTCGTGATAACCTGGGGCTGAAAAAGATCGAGGAGGAAAATGATGGCCCAATTTACAACAAGATAGCTGGCAGCAACCAAGGGCAGTTGATAGAGGGATTTGCGGACCGGCATCTTGGTAACCATGAATTTGAGGAGAAAGTACCCGAGGTAACAAAGGGCCGGGTACATGCCGATAATTGTCCCGGAATAGACATCAAGGACCATGCTGATCGGCAGCAGTACCACAATACCACGAAGAAAGGTGAAATTATAGGCAAGGTAGCCGACAAAGATATAGTAGAGGTCAGGAGAGGCGAGCCAGAGGGGGGATGGCATGAGTAAGGTGGTCTGTACAACGACAAGGAAGAGACCGACAGCGATGAATGAAAGAGTGAGCATGATAATATGGAGCTGTGGAAAAGAAATCCAACACCACGAGAAAAGGAGGGGGGCTAGTTGAACACTTTTTTCTCTCGTTCAATAACCAGTAAATTTTCCAAGGTTCTGAAGTCGACAGCAGGGACAACTTCGATCTCAAGGAACATGCCCCGTCTATTTCTGGTAACCTTTGATACAATACCGACAGGCAGCCCGGTGGGAAACATGCCACCGTAGCCAGCGGTAACGACCCTGTCTCCAACAAAAACCTCAGCCGTTTTGAGGATATATTCCAAATAATAGAGGTTTTTTCCGGTTCCTTTCAGAATGCCCCGTATCCGTGAATCTTGCAACAGGACATCAATTGCACTGGAAGGGGCAATGGCAAGCAGCACCTTGGAATAATCCGATGATGAGGCGTACACTTGGCCGACGATCCCCTCGCCAGTGACAACGGGCATTCCCTTGCTTACTCCGTCGCTGCTCCCGCGATCAATAATAACGCTTCGAAACCATAGGGAGGGGTCTTTGCCTATAATCTGGGCAGTTATCGTTGGCTGGTTTGCAGACTCCTTGAAATCGAGCAGCTTTCTTAAGCGAGCATTAAGCGCCACTGCCCCTCGGTTGGCATAGGCCGTTGTCCGGCACTCTTGCAACTCCCGCCACAGTCGTTCTTTTTCTTCCCGAACAGTGAGGAGATCAATGTAATTTTTTTTTACAGAATGGATGGAGCGACTTACTGTCGCCATAGCCTTCTGGAGCGGTCCAGCGCCCTCAAAGATTACTTTATGGACCGGGCCGAACTGCTGGTCTCCTAAGATGATAATGAGAAGGATCAGGGCAAAGGTGATAGCTGTTCCTGTAAACAGGACAAAACGAAACGTTTTGATACTGCCCTTGCTTTGCCTGCGGCTATTTTTTTTCATCTGAAGGGAGATAAATCAACAAAAGGAAATGCAGCCCAGGGAATAACCCAATATCATGATTAATCTATAGCTATTTCCTTTAAAATGTCAAAGTTATCAAGGGCTTTTCCTGAGCCAAGCACAACAGAGGACAACGGATCATCAGCAACAATAATAGGCATGCCGGTTTCATTGGTCAGGAGTTTATCGAGATTTTTTAATAAGGCCCCACCACCGGTCAGGACAATGCCCTGGTCAACGATGTCTGCTGATAATTCTGGCGGAGTGACTTCAAGGGCCAAGCGGACCGCATCGACGATCACGTCGACCTGTTCAGCTATAGCCGACTGGATCTCTTCAGAGGTGATGGTGATGGTCTTTGGTACACCTGAGACCAGATCCCGTCCTTTGATCTCCATCGTCTCATACGGTTCTTCCGGCAGGACATTACCGATGGTGGTTTTGATCAGCTCGGCCGTTCGTTCTCCGATGGCAAGGTTATGCTTGCGCTTGATGTGTTGCAGAATAGAGGCGTCCATCTTATCTCCGGCAACCCGTACTGATTTTGCATACACAATACCGGCCAGGGAGATAACCGCCACCTCTGTGGTGCCGCCGCCAACATCGATAATCATATTTGCGGTGGGTTCAGTAATGGGCAAATTTGCTCCGATGGCAGCAGCCATAGGCTCTTCAATCAAGTAGACTTCGCGAGCACCTGCTGATTCGGCAGATTCGCGAACAGCTCGTTTCTCGACCTGGGTAATCCCTGACGGGACGGAGATGATGATCCGTGGATGGACTAAGGTGCGACGATTATGGACCTTGTTGATAAAATAGCGGAGCATTGCCTCGGTCACTTCAAAGTCGGCAATTACGCCGTCTTTCATGGGCCGGATCGCAGCAATATTTCCTGGTGTTTTGCCGAGCATTTCCTTGGCCTCGCTGCCTACAGCCAGTACCTTGCCCCCGCGAGCATCTTGGCGCACCGCCACAACTGACGGTTCTCGCAGGACGATTCCTTTGCCCTTAACGTACAAAACCGTATTCGCAGTGCCCAAATCAACAGCAAGGTCGTTGGACATCCAGCCAAAAAGAAAATTAAACGGAGAAAACATCCGGTATCACCTTTACAAAATTCGTTTTTAATACACTGCTGAGTCAACAGGTTGATAAAGACGGAGTGCAGAAAAAATATGTTATTTTCACGGAAAAGTACTCCTTGTTCCGCCCTTGTCCGAACCGTAATATATTCGATGAATATGCTACCAGTTAAGGCGGGGATTAGCAATCTTATTAGACATGTTACTTGGAAAAAAATAAAAAACCATTGTCTGACTATTTTGTCCCATGTTCTTCTTGACAGAATGGCTTTGCCCATGGTAAAAGCTGCTGTCAGAAAAGTAAGGGGCTATAGCTCAGCTGGGAGAGCGCTTGAATGGCATTCAAGAGGTCAGCGGTTCGATCCCGCTTAGCTCCACCAAGATATAAAAGGCGGTTACGAGTTTTTCGTAATCGCCTTTTTTGTTTGGATTTCTCGTTGGGCTTTTTCTCGGCGTAAAGAGCCGTTCTGCAAGAGCAACGTCCTTCCAGCAGCGTCCTTCCGGGACGGATTATCCGGCCCATGATAAAAAAGCAGGCTCTTCTTTTTTTCCTGCGGAGCCTTGCAACGTAATATCGCGATACCGCAATAAAAATGCAGCCTCTTGCTTTCTCCCTGCAAGGGCTTGCAATAAAGAATCCATAGCCCGCAATACAATTGCGAGAGCTTGCAACAAAAAAGCAAGGTCTCGCAGGAACGTTGCAAGGCCTTGCAATGTAATTGCGAGATCCCGCTTTCTTATTGCGAGGGTTGGCAATTGCGTTGCGAAGCCACGCTGCCTTACAGCAGGGTGTTGCTTTTCCCCTATGATGGAGCCGTCAACAGCGTCCCGGAGGGACAGCCCGGTAATAGCCCCGTGATTTATCGCGGGGGCTAGGTTTGGTTGCGGCATGAAAGCCGGGGGGGAAACCTTGGGCTACGGACGATTGCGGTATAAATCCCCAGGGTTAAAACCCTGGGCTATTTTCGTTCGTCCCTTCGGGACGGGGACTCTGCCGATGGGTTGTTATCCGAATACATATCGTTCATCGTATTCGGTCCGATGTTTTTTCAGCAACAGCAGGAACTCTTCTTCAAAGGAGCTGAAACGATGGTGCTCCTGTTGGTTATCGATATAGGCGATGATCCGGTCAAGCTGCGAGACACTGACGCTGAATCCGCCATAGCCTTCCTGCCAGGAAAAATGTTGGTGTTGCGGAAAGGTCTCGTGAATCCATTTTGAGGAATTGCCCTTGATAAGTTGGACCGCCTGTGCCACGGACAAGGTTGACGGGAGGGAGACCAGCTGATGGATATGATCTTCCGTGCCGCCGATCCGTAATGAGGCCATCTTATGTTTCCGTGCTGTTCCACTCATATATTTGAGCAGACGTTCGCGAATGTCCGGTGTGATCCAGGGTTCCCGGCTTTGGGTGCTGAACACATAATGGATGTGGCAACTGATATATGAATGTGACATGACCTCCTCCTTTTTCTGTCTATTCCTTCATCGTCTCCTGTCCCGGAGGGACAACCGATAATAGCCCCGTGATTTATCGCGGGGGCTATGGGCGATTGCGGTATAAAGGCCCAGGGTTAACACCTTGGGCTACGTCCGATTGCGGCATAAATCCCCAGGGTTAACACCTTGGGCTACGCCCGATTGCGGCATAAATCCCCAGGGTTAAAACCCTGGGCTATTTTCATTCGTCCCTCCGGGACGGTTTCTTCAGCCGTCCAGCCGCTCCATGAGGAAGAGCAGCTCTGCGGCATCGTCGTAATCAAGCGCAGGATCATCGGCCAGGGCCGGGTCGCGGGAACCGTTGAGCACGGCAAGGAATTGGGGCGCAGCAGCCTTGAGCCAGTCCGGTGTATCCTTCCTCTTCGCAATCTCGTTTAATTCTTTCACTATTTGCTCCGCTTTGCCCTGCCGCACGGCATCCGCAAGCTGGTCAGCCAGTTCACCGAGCGACGTTTGCGCCTCGCCGCCCTGCCTTCTGCGGTCAAGATGAACATCCCGCGCCTGTCTCCAACCTGCTATCCAGTCAATCGCCCGCATGATTTCTGGAAAATCTTGATGAGTCTTTAATCGAAGCTGAACTTTTGCAATGTTTCTTTTGGTAATATCTTCGTGGTGTGTATCTCCCAGCCGCGCATATATTTCTACAGCTTTTTTGTAGAAAGCAATAGCCTCTTCAGGGCGATGCAAACAGTAAAGATTACCCAGTTGCCCCAAACCGCGTGCTTGGCCTGCTGGATTATTAGTCTGTGTGCTGATCTCTAAGGAACGACGGTATGCTGTCTCTGCCTCCTCATGTTTTCCGACCTCCTGATGCACTATACCGATTTGATGCCAGGCAGTGGCGACTGAAGTAGATTCGTTCAGTTTTACAAAAATAGTCAAGCATTCTTGGTATCCGGTTAAGGCATCGGTATAACGTTTTTGCAAACAGCGCAGGGTTGCCAATTGAAATTTACTTGCTGCTACCTCTCGGAAGTGTTTCAGTTTTTCAGCCCTCCTGATGCTTTCCTCATAGAGCACAGACGCCTCCTCCAACCGACCAAGATCACAAAGACAGTCAGCCTGTTCTGCCAAGGTAGCTGCGGCCATATGTTCCTCTCCTAATGCCTCAAAGGATAACTGATTTTGAAAAAAGAGATCAAGGGCAGCAGCCGTCTGTCCCCCTAAACGTAATATCCGGGCTATCAAAAAATGAGCACTTGCCAGATCAAAGTCAGCACCATCGTAGGCTGTCGGACCAGCATCCTGTGCTTTTTTCAGCAGTGCTTGGGCTTTTTCATAGGCGGCCTGGAACTGACCTTGATCAAGCAGGCGATCAATCATCAGATTTTCATGCTCAAAAAGGGCTTTGCTCCATTCAGGGATTACACTGGCAGCCTGTTCCCGTAGTTTGACTGCACGAGCCAAAACTTGAGGACGATTTAAACAAGCCAGCAGTGTTTCAACCGAACCGGCAAAGTGGCTGATAGCTTCTGCCTCGCTAGGAGCTGTAGTAAGCTGTCGCTCCAGCCATTCTAATAAAGCGTTGAGGTTAGGCAATTCCAACAGAGTCAATGAACGGGTCAAGTCGCAACGTATAAAGCGTTGTCTATGTAAAAAATCGACCATCTGAATTGTAACCTTAGCCCAAATTGTTTCCAATTCACCTAACCTATCAGGACGCTGCCCCAGCCGCAGATAGGCAGGCAGAGCCGGATCAAAACGAAAATCACTGTATTCCATTTCTTCAGCCAACCCTACCTTGACAAGCATTGCGGCGATAATTTTCATCTCATCGGTTTCAATACCCAACACGTCAGCCATCGCAACAATGTTCCCTCCCCCACGAAACACCGCCAGCCCCTTAACCTGCTCCCGCATCTCAGGCGGCAAACGCCGCAACGAAAGCTCCACGCTGGCATACAGGGAATTCTCCCGATCCCCCGGATTCGCAGCCTCCAGCCGGGCCATAAGTTCTGCTGCCGACTCAGCCGTAACCCGCACTCCGTTGACCACCTCCCGCGCCAGCAGCACCAGAGCGCGGGGATGGCAGTTCACGGTCTCCACCAGCTCGTCGATCTCCTCCGGCGTGGTCGCGCTGTCATCAACCGGCGGTTCCCAGCCGTGTAAAGCCATGACCTGCTCCACCAGTTTGACTGCCTCTGGTCGATCAAGCCGCCCAAGCTCCACCGTGTTCTTCGCTCCACTGAAAGGCGACGGCAAGAGTTCCCGGCTGGTGAAGAGCAGGCGACAGTCCGGCGCAGCCGCTGTCAGTTTGCGGCAGAGATCCAGCAGCTCATCCATATCAGCGGCATCGGCAGGCTTCTAGCCTGCATGGTCAGGCAGGACGCTCTCCATATTGTCGAGCAGGAGCAGGGTCGGGTGATCCCGCAGGGCACGTTCCACCGGCTGTCGGGCCAAGGCCAGCGCATCGCCCTCCTGCTCAGGATAGGTTGCAACACTGTACTGCGGCAGCAACTGGCGGCCCAGCGCATCCAGCACACCCCGCACATCCTGCACGCAATGCGGCTCCAGGCTGACAAAGGCGGCCCGCTGAAAACGTCCGCAGCGCAGCAACCAGCGGCCAAGCTCGGTTGCCAGCGCAGTCTTGCCCAGCCCGCCGCTGCCCCGGATCACCGCATACTGCTCCTGTGCCAGCAAGCGTTCCACATGCAGCAACATTCTGCTGCGTCCGATGAAGCTATGCTCCGGTGCCGCAGGCATCTTGCCGAGCTGAAGCTCCCGGCCCTTTTGCGCCAACCGCTGTTCCGTCTCGCCCGGCCTGCATGTGAAGAGCTGCGGATCATCCCTGTCCTGATAGAGCACCGGCACAAACCAGTCCTGCAATTCCAGATCGCCTGCGCCCATCTTTTTGCCGCGAAAGCGGTCGCCGAAGAGCGCGGCCTGAGCAACGAGCATGGCATCGCCCACCCGTCCGCCCTGGGCCAGGGCCTGATAAAAGGCCGTGACAAAGCGGCTGGCCGTCTCCACCAGTACGCTATGGCTCATGGCTACCACCGAACCCACGCCTTCCTCAAGCAGCTTGGCAGCCACAGAGGATGCAGGGTCAAGCTCGGCCTTGGCGGTCTGGCAGGCATCCAGAACCATGAGCGGCACCCCGTAGGCCCGTAGCTCGGCAGCCAAGTCCTTGGCATGAACCAGCTCCAGCAGCCGCTTGCCCAATTTGCCGCTGTCCCGTGCCGCCTCAAAGCAGAGCGCACCCAGCCCGACCTTGCGGTCGTACACGCCGTGGCCGTCAAAGTGGACAACGGCATAGGACTGATCGTGGTCTTTGGCCTGTTTGAGCTTTGCCTTCAGGGCGGGGAAGGTCGGGGGCCGGAGGATGTCCACCCGGACCAGCCCCTCGCCCAACTGCTCCATTGCCTCAATCAGCGGCAGAGCACTGCTGCGGTGGTCAAGATAGCCCACCGGTTTACCGTTTTTGTCGATTTCCGGTCGCGGACTGAGTAAGAGCACCCGGATGGGCAGCGTGGCCCGCAGGGTACTGGTCTGCTTGCGGTTGGGCAGGCGGCGACGCACCTGGACCGCCTCTCCGCCCTGCCCGAGAAAACCGCTGCTGTCGTGCATGATCTCCCAAGGCAGGGCGAGCAGTTCCACTGCTGCTTCCCGGAATTGAGCTGCCTCATCCTCGCTGCTGCCTTCGGGTGGCTCAAAGTCCACCTGCACGGAAAAACGACGGGAGCCGCTCTGTCCCTGCCAGGCAGTCAGTGGCTCGCGGGCCGATTCCGCCTGGAGGGCTGCATCATACAAGGCCTTGCCCCAAGCAGGCAGATTGGCTTCGGTCTTCATGGCCCGGTCTTTGAACACCCCCACCGGCCATTGGAAGTAGCGTTCAATGTACCAGCGCAGCTCCTCCAGATTGTCATCTCGGCCCCGCTTTTCATCTCGGATCAAGGGAGAAGTGAATTTGTAGCGACGGCTGTGGATGCCACGTTCGGCTGTGTCTGCCGGAATGTACTCCAGCTCGGCAGTGGCGGTTACCCAGTAGAGGTTTTCTTTCTTCTCTATCTGTGGATCAGTCAGCTTGAGAAGCAGCTCGGCCAGCGGCTTGGCGGCAACGCTTTCCTTGCCCTGATAATCCGCAGGCAGTTCCAGACCGAGGGCGGCAAAGATTGCAGGCAGGGCCTCGCTTAAACCATTCGGGGCATCAGCAACTTCAATGTAGAGCGGATCACCGGGAAAGGAGCGTTTGAAGATACGCATGGGCGTTCCCGGTAACACCACCGGAATCACCTTGTAGCCGTCCTTCCGCTGTTCAGCCTCATCCAGGGCGATCTCCAGCTCACGCTCCACCCACTCGGAGTCCAGGGCATCCAGACTGATCACCACCAGGAAATGGCGAGCCGTGCGGATGCTCTCTTCAATGCGGGCCTTGAGGTCATCGCCGCCAGTCAGTTCGCGGGAGTCCACCCACGGAATCTGACCGTGCAGTTCAAGGAGCTGGCGGAGCTGTTTGACGAGGTTGTCATCCTTGGAGGAGTGGGAGAGAAAGATGTGATCGGACATAGGAAGAGGGAAGAATGTGAGGTTGGGGCGTTTTTTGATCCGGCGTTGATGAAAAAGAACCGTGTGGAAGAATCGTGTAATATTCGGAACAGATTGAACAGATTACATTTATACCGGATTTGTGCATGTTCCGAAAGGATAAAATCCCGCTGCATAGGGAAGCAGCGGGAGAGGAGAAAGAGGGGTAAGAAAAGTTGTAAGGGGTTTTGCTTGAACAGCCTTGTTGCGGTCCAATCAGGCGGTTATTGCCTCTGTTTCTGTTTTGCCCTGATTCAGTGGTCGAGCAATAGCTTTAAAGAGTTCTATGCAGAATCCGCAGGCGTCACAACGGTTGTTGCACACAGAGAGCATGTTGGCAAAGTCAAAAGAAAGGGCTGAATTCTCAATATAGAGATGATTGCCGAGCCAGTTCATGGAATCAAGCAGCTCTAAGAGATTACCCTCGTAGTTTTTAGCGATGTAGGCTGAAATAATCTTTTTCAGAAAGTCGACTCCTTGGGCGCGACCAGAGAGAAGGATGAGGTCTGCCTGACTGAGATAGGAATCCATATCTTCAGGGCGAATAAATGGGGATTGAAGGAGGCGATAGGGCTGTTTGTCCAGGAGCTGTCGGCAGCCGAATTTATTATTGATATGAAAGCTGTTGTCGTCTCCTTCATGCTTGCCAAGGGCAATATAGGCATCATGGGACCTCCTGTACGGGCAAAAGGGGAGACAGCCTTCATTGGCCAGCAGTTCTATCTTGATCTCTGGATATCCTTGGCGGCACCAGTTTACTGTATCGGTTAATTTCTCAAGATTGCGGTTAAGTGAGCGATCCAGAGTGAGCTTGCTCGGTAAACGGAAGTTTGTTTCGCCGATATAGGCGAGATGTGAGCTGATCTTTGCCTGGGAGTCGAGTATGGTACTTGTGCCGGGAATGGCCTCCAGGGACTTGGCCAGTTCAGGGGCCTCCAGGGACAGCGATTGGAGCAGGAATTGGTCGCAATAGATGATCCCTTTGACTATTCCAGCAGTGACGCATTGGTCAAGACAGGCAATCAGGTGAGCGATGTGATCGTTTTTTGTCAGGAGATCAGGGCCGTAAAAGAGGCTATTGAGGAGGAGGTATTTGTTTTTTACCTTGACTTGTTCTACCATCCGAATGATCGCGTCAAGGTTGTCGATGGATTGGGGATCAACGCGGTTATTCAGCCTTTGGGCCCCCATAAGGCTGAAGTGGATAGAGTCTATCTGGTCGCTTTTGCTGTTGATAAATTCTATATAGGAGTCTTCCGGAAGAAAAGGGATATCAAGAAAAGGTGTCATAGTTCTCAGAGTATTTTCTGTTGGTTATGGGGTGTTCTGGTCGAGCATTTTACGCAGAACTGCGTTTGTTTCCGGGGCCTCCAGTGTTGGGGAAGTTGTCAGGATGATTCTCTCTCCCGGATTCGCCCGTTCCCTGGGCTCGCCATCCACTGTTTTCATGGCAACTGCTGTGCAGGTAATCGGTTCGAGTTCGTGGCCCAGATATTCAATCCGATCTCCTCTTGTCAGCACATTACGGGTTTCAATCAGGAGCGGTGTGCTCGCGCGCACGATACCGACTGGACTGTACTGCTGATTTGTTCGTATTGTATCATAAAGCATGGCGTCTGATGAAGGAGATTCATTAAAAAAGTTTTCTGTCTGTCCTCTGGTTCCTATCTTCTTTATTTCTTTTTGAAAAAGATCTGGGAGGGTGATTTTTGTTATCTCCTGCCCCTGGTCAAGCTGCTTCTGGATAAAGTCAAGGGCTGCTCGGTAAATTCGAACAGCTGCGCCCACATAGCCCATGGATTTCATCCTTCCTTCAATCTTGATCGCATCCACCCCAACAGCGACTAACTCGGGAAGACGTCCCAGGAGGCAGAGGTCGCGTGCGTTGAAGATGTAGGTGCCTCGCTTGTCTTCTTCAACAGGAAAATAAACCCCTGGCCGTTTTTCTTCGACAAGGGCATAAGAGTAGCGACATGGATGGGCACAGGTCCCCTGATTGGCATTGCGTCCGGTGAGGTAGTTGGAGAGCATGCACCGTCCGGAATAGGAGATGCAGAGGGCACCGTGGACAAAGACTTCCAGTTCGGTATCCGTGGCTTGTCTGATTTCACGAATTTCCTCCAGGCCCAGCTCGCGGGCAAGATTGATTCTTTGCGCACCCTGCGATGTCCAGAAACGGGCACTGTGGCTATTGGTCACATTGGCCTGGGTGGAAAGGTGGATGGGCATGTCAGGAAGGGTTTCTTTGCAGAGGAGGAAGATACCAGGGTCAGCAACGATAAGGCCGTCTGCTCCTGTGTCCTGGAGACTCTGGAGGTGCTCGGCGAATTGTGTGAGATCTCGATTATGGGCAAAGATGTTCACAGTAATATAGATCTTTACCTGGCGTTCATGGGCATAGGTGACAGCTTTCCTGATACCCTGATGGGTAAAGTTGCCAGCAGCAGCGCGCAGACTATAGCTGCTGCCACCCAGGTAGACTGCATCCGCGCCATAATGGATGGCTGTGATGAGTTTCTCCATATTACCTGCTGGGGCGAGCAGCTCAGGAAGCTGTATGGTCGTATTGGCGTTGATCGTTTTTGTTATCATGAAACTGCTCCTGCGCTCTTGAGCTGTTGAAAGTGTATGATAGGGGAAAAGTTTTTTCTATTTTTTTATTGTAACTGTGGGTACGATAGGGCATTTTATATTATTTATATTCAGTTGAGAAGGGGGCAAGGTTTCAGTCGGCCAGTGATTGCCTGCCGAGTTTTTTTATGTTCTGTTAAAGGGGAGAGCAGATGTTGATAAAAAACTATACTAAAACGAAGAAGAAATGCAGGGTGACCTTTAAGTATCCCAACCAGGAACATGCTGGTTCGGCAAGACTGGCGGGTGAGTTTAACCACTGGTCAACAACTGATACTCCGATGAAGAGGTTGAAAGATGGGAGCTTTTCTGTGACAATCTCCCTCATAGCCGGTTGCTCTTATACATTTCGTTACGTACTTGATGAGAGTATATGGGTAAATGATCCTGAAGCAGATGAGTATGTGGCAAATGAACATGGAGAGACTAATTCTGTTGTGATTCTGTAGTGTCCCGTCCTTGTGCGGGCCTCAACCGCACAGTATCAGGAGCCAGATAATCGCCCAGTTTACAAAAGCAAGAAAAACTGCTGCCGATCCCAGGTCTTTTGCCCGGCCTGAGAGTTCATGATGTTCTGGGCCGATGCGATCAACAGCCGCTTCAAGAGCGGAGTTGAGGAGCTCTGTTATCAGGATAAGGAACAGGCAGCCGATGAGAAG is from Candidatus Electrothrix sp. GW3-4 and encodes:
- a CDS encoding TIR domain-containing protein, encoding MSDHIFLSHSSKDDNLVKQLRQLLELHGQIPWVDSRELTGGDDLKARIEESIRTARHFLVVISLDALDSEWVERELEIALDEAEQRKDGYKVIPVVLPGTPMRIFKRSFPGDPLYIEVADAPNGLSEALPAIFAALGLELPADYQGKESVAAKPLAELLLKLTDPQIEKKENLYWVTATAELEYIPADTAERGIHSRRYKFTSPLIRDEKRGRDDNLEELRWYIERYFQWPVGVFKDRAMKTEANLPAWGKALYDAALQAESAREPLTAWQGQSGSRRFSVQVDFEPPEGSSEDEAAQFREAAVELLALPWEIMHDSSGFLGQGGEAVQVRRRLPNRKQTSTLRATLPIRVLLLSPRPEIDKNGKPVGYLDHRSSALPLIEAMEQLGEGLVRVDILRPPTFPALKAKLKQAKDHDQSYAVVHFDGHGVYDRKVGLGALCFEAARDSGKLGKRLLELVHAKDLAAELRAYGVPLMVLDACQTAKAELDPASSVAAKLLEEGVGSVVAMSHSVLVETASRFVTAFYQALAQGGRVGDAMLVAQAALFGDRFRGKKMGAGDLELQDWFVPVLYQDRDDPQLFTCRPGETEQRLAQKGRELQLGKMPAAPEHSFIGRSRMLLHVERLLAQEQYAVIRGSGGLGKTALATELGRWLLRCGRFQRAAFVSLEPHCVQDVRGVLDALGRQLLPQYSVATYPEQEGDALALARQPVERALRDHPTLLLLDNMESVLPDHAG
- a CDS encoding U32 family peptidase, which gives rise to MITKTINANTTIQLPELLAPAGNMEKLITAIHYGADAVYLGGSSYSLRAAAGNFTHQGIRKAVTYAHERQVKIYITVNIFAHNRDLTQFAEHLQSLQDTGADGLIVADPGIFLLCKETLPDMPIHLSTQANVTNSHSARFWTSQGAQRINLARELGLEEIREIRQATDTELEVFVHGALCISYSGRCMLSNYLTGRNANQGTCAHPCRYSYALVEEKRPGVYFPVEEDKRGTYIFNARDLCLLGRLPELVAVGVDAIKIEGRMKSMGYVGAAVRIYRAALDFIQKQLDQGQEITKITLPDLFQKEIKKIGTRGQTENFFNESPSSDAMLYDTIRTNQQYSPVGIVRASTPLLIETRNVLTRGDRIEYLGHELEPITCTAVAMKTVDGEPRERANPGERIILTTSPTLEAPETNAVLRKMLDQNTP
- a CDS encoding isoamylase early set domain-containing protein, translated to MLIKNYTKTKKKCRVTFKYPNQEHAGSARLAGEFNHWSTTDTPMKRLKDGSFSVTISLIAGCSYTFRYVLDESIWVNDPEADEYVANEHGETNSVVIL
- a CDS encoding diacylglycerol kinase, producing the protein MTTKPNGRGPKRILKAYFCSMQGLKAALRHEAAFSQELIFSTIMLPLGLWLGDNSVERALLIGCLFLILITELLNSALEAAVDRIGPEHHELSGRAKDLGSAAVFLAFVNWAIIWLLILCG